A window of the Leucothrix mucor DSM 2157 genome harbors these coding sequences:
- the map gene encoding type I methionyl aminopeptidase — protein MNEAMIKTDAEIDFMRKSGKLLAQVFKMLDDFICEGMTTLEIDTQVERYIVDVLNARPASKGQYGYQYSLNSSVNDVVCHGVPNNTHQLKSKDILNVDITLEKNGYISDSSKMYTFATTSPEAKRLVKTTYEAMWKGIQAVKPKATLGDVGHAIQKHAESSGYSVVREYCGHGIGKEMHEDPQVLHYGKANTGLVLEAGMTFTIEPMINQGSQKVKTKKDGWTVVTRDKKLSAQWEHTILVTETGFEVLTLRDDEKAVF, from the coding sequence ATGAATGAAGCAATGATAAAAACGGATGCAGAAATTGATTTCATGCGGAAGTCAGGCAAGCTTTTAGCTCAAGTGTTTAAAATGCTTGATGATTTTATCTGTGAGGGTATGACGACCTTAGAGATTGATACTCAGGTTGAGCGCTATATTGTGGATGTTTTAAATGCTCGTCCAGCGAGTAAGGGGCAGTATGGCTATCAATATTCGCTGAACTCATCCGTCAATGACGTAGTGTGTCATGGTGTGCCAAATAATACCCATCAATTGAAAAGCAAAGACATTCTAAATGTTGATATCACCTTAGAGAAAAATGGTTACATCAGCGACTCAAGTAAAATGTATACCTTTGCGACAACTAGCCCAGAAGCCAAGCGCTTAGTTAAAACGACTTACGAGGCTATGTGGAAAGGCATTCAGGCAGTAAAGCCAAAAGCAACACTGGGTGATGTTGGCCATGCAATCCAAAAACATGCTGAGTCCTCTGGCTATAGTGTCGTTCGGGAGTATTGTGGTCATGGCATTGGTAAAGAAATGCATGAAGACCCGCAGGTACTTCATTATGGGAAAGCCAACACAGGGTTGGTGCTTGAAGCGGGAATGACATTCACTATCGAGCCAATGATTAATCAAGGCTCGCAGAAAGTAAAAACGAAGAAAGATGGGTGGACTGTCGTGACCAGAGATAAGAAGCTTTCTGCTCAATGGGAGCATACCATTTTAGTGACAGAGACTGGCTTTGAAGTGTTAACGCTTCGGGATGATGAAAAAGCGGTCTTCTGA
- a CDS encoding GFA family protein, whose amino-acid sequence MFVAKCHCGKVSLEAKLVPETVTSCNCSICYRIGAIWAYYFKEQVKVVGAEMTNTYLWGDKTRTYHSCSVCHCVTHYTQIRDDGIRVAINSRMVAPEQTHGIKVREFDGAGTFEYIKKSDT is encoded by the coding sequence ATGTTCGTAGCTAAATGTCACTGTGGTAAGGTTTCTCTGGAAGCAAAGCTAGTTCCAGAAACAGTCACAAGCTGTAATTGCTCTATCTGCTATCGTATAGGAGCGATTTGGGCTTACTATTTTAAAGAGCAAGTAAAAGTAGTGGGTGCCGAAATGACAAACACGTATTTATGGGGCGATAAAACACGTACCTATCACTCTTGCAGTGTGTGTCATTGCGTTACGCATTATACCCAAATACGGGACGATGGTATCAGAGTAGCGATAAATTCAAGAATGGTAGCTCCCGAACAAACCCATGGCATTAAAGTCAGAGAGTTTGATGGTGCAGGCACTTTTGAATACATTAAAAAGTCCGATACATAG
- a CDS encoding MGH1-like glycoside hydrolase domain-containing protein, which translates to MSTIKNAEQQRLNEHYSHEKKWLEWGPYLSERQWGTVREDYSPDGEAWDYFPHEHARSRTYRWGEDGIAGISDRHCAVCFAVTLWNGNDPYLKERLYGLTGPQGNHGEDCKELYYYLDSTPTHSYMKHLYKYPQQAYPYQDLLETNQQRNRQELEYEILDTGVFDDNRYFDVFTEYAKADEEDILVKITVHNRGPEAADITVLPTLWLRNLWSFGQTEREHNITKNSENNDFGSVKLTHPKLGDYYLAFDKPEQWLFTENETNKDKLYGQPNATPYVKDLFHDAVVGNDFSLTQAVSEGSKFAPMFQQSIDSQGHIEIRLRFSKQHYTETPLTNEFDAVFALRQQEADAFYAPFCQKQQGKDAANIQRQAFAGMLWSKQYYNIDMETWIKGDPGQTPPPKARKKGRNKDWMTLNNEDIISMPDKWEYPWYAVWDLAFHTLPLAMIDPEFAKKQLIMVLHEWYMAPSGQIPAYEWHFSDVNPPVHAWAAYKVYEIDKKKTGKGDITFLKRVFNKLSLNFTWWVNQKDRSNNNVFEGGFLGLDNIGVFDRSKEIPGGGHLEQADGTAWMAMFSLNMLQIALEISTEDNAYEDMCTKYFEHFVYISESLNKMGHDWVGNWDESEGFFYDILALPKDQYIPIKVRSLVGLMTLNSVLVLEREKLDKVKSFYAKLKWFFNYRRKHNKYRVLEELKDDGDLLLSLVPKQRLKKLLSALLDENEFLSDYGIRSLSKRHSEPYNIHIEGQHFSVQYDPAESTTNLFGGNSNWRGPIWIPMNFLFVQSLMEYHKYYGDEFTIDCAINVERNINLKEVSDDINQRLVAMFRKDAAGNRPIHALHKDTYSDEHFEDLILFYEYFHGDNGRGVGATHQTGWTGCVAYLLDGRPS; encoded by the coding sequence ATGTCCACAATAAAAAATGCAGAACAGCAGCGCTTAAACGAACACTACTCCCATGAAAAAAAGTGGTTGGAATGGGGCCCATATCTCAGCGAACGCCAATGGGGAACGGTGCGCGAAGACTACAGCCCCGACGGTGAAGCGTGGGATTATTTTCCGCACGAACACGCCCGCAGCCGCACCTATCGCTGGGGAGAAGATGGTATCGCGGGTATTTCAGATCGCCATTGCGCGGTTTGTTTTGCGGTAACTTTATGGAATGGCAATGACCCTTACCTCAAAGAACGCCTGTACGGTTTAACGGGGCCGCAAGGTAATCACGGCGAAGACTGCAAAGAGCTGTACTACTATCTGGACAGCACGCCAACGCACTCCTACATGAAGCACCTGTATAAATACCCGCAACAGGCTTATCCCTATCAAGACTTGCTGGAAACCAATCAACAGCGCAACCGACAAGAACTTGAGTACGAAATACTCGATACCGGCGTGTTTGATGACAACCGCTATTTTGATGTGTTTACCGAGTACGCCAAGGCCGATGAAGAAGACATTCTGGTCAAGATTACGGTGCACAACCGAGGGCCGGAAGCCGCTGACATTACCGTCCTCCCTACCCTGTGGCTACGCAATTTATGGAGTTTTGGGCAGACTGAGCGTGAGCACAACATCACCAAGAATTCTGAGAATAATGACTTCGGCTCAGTAAAGCTCACTCACCCAAAACTGGGCGATTACTACTTAGCATTCGACAAGCCAGAGCAATGGCTATTCACTGAAAACGAAACCAATAAAGACAAATTATACGGTCAGCCAAATGCAACGCCATACGTTAAAGACTTGTTTCATGACGCCGTGGTTGGAAACGACTTTAGCCTGACACAAGCAGTTTCAGAGGGCTCGAAATTTGCCCCTATGTTTCAGCAGAGCATCGACAGCCAAGGCCATATCGAAATCCGCTTACGCTTCTCTAAACAGCACTACACTGAAACGCCACTCACTAATGAATTTGATGCTGTCTTTGCGCTAAGACAGCAAGAAGCTGATGCCTTCTACGCACCATTTTGTCAGAAACAACAAGGTAAAGACGCCGCCAATATTCAACGCCAAGCCTTTGCCGGAATGCTGTGGTCTAAGCAGTATTACAATATCGATATGGAGACGTGGATAAAAGGCGACCCCGGACAAACGCCCCCACCCAAAGCCCGTAAAAAGGGGCGCAATAAAGACTGGATGACACTCAATAACGAAGACATCATCTCGATGCCAGACAAGTGGGAATACCCTTGGTATGCGGTGTGGGATCTGGCATTTCATACCCTACCGCTGGCGATGATCGACCCTGAGTTTGCCAAGAAGCAGCTGATCATGGTGTTACACGAATGGTATATGGCACCGAGTGGGCAGATTCCCGCGTATGAGTGGCACTTCTCCGATGTGAACCCACCAGTGCATGCCTGGGCGGCTTACAAAGTTTATGAGATCGATAAAAAGAAAACCGGCAAAGGCGACATCACCTTTTTAAAGCGCGTGTTTAACAAGCTATCGCTTAACTTTACGTGGTGGGTCAACCAAAAAGACCGTAGCAATAACAACGTGTTCGAAGGCGGCTTTTTAGGCTTAGATAATATTGGTGTGTTTGACCGCAGCAAAGAAATTCCGGGTGGCGGCCACTTAGAGCAAGCCGATGGCACGGCGTGGATGGCCATGTTCTCACTCAATATGTTGCAGATCGCGTTAGAGATTTCCACCGAAGACAATGCCTATGAAGACATGTGTACCAAGTACTTCGAGCACTTCGTGTATATATCAGAGTCACTCAACAAAATGGGCCATGACTGGGTTGGTAACTGGGATGAAAGCGAAGGCTTTTTCTATGACATTCTGGCCTTACCCAAAGATCAATACATTCCGATTAAGGTGAGATCCTTAGTGGGCTTGATGACGCTGAACTCAGTGTTAGTACTGGAGCGCGAGAAGTTAGACAAGGTAAAAAGCTTCTACGCCAAGTTGAAATGGTTCTTTAATTACCGCAGAAAGCACAATAAATACCGCGTGCTTGAAGAGTTAAAAGACGATGGCGACCTGCTGCTGTCACTGGTACCAAAGCAGCGACTAAAGAAACTGCTCAGCGCCTTGCTGGATGAGAATGAATTCCTCAGCGACTATGGCATTCGCTCCTTGTCGAAACGGCACAGCGAGCCTTACAACATACACATAGAAGGCCAGCATTTCTCTGTTCAATACGACCCCGCAGAATCCACCACCAACCTATTTGGTGGCAATTCCAACTGGCGCGGGCCGATCTGGATTCCCATGAACTTTCTGTTTGTGCAATCGCTGATGGAATACCACAAATACTATGGCGATGAGTTCACCATCGACTGCGCCATCAATGTAGAAAGGAACATCAACCTCAAGGAAGTGAGCGATGATATCAACCAGCGTTTAGTAGCGATGTTTAGGAAAGACGCCGCTGGCAACCGCCCGATTCATGCGCTTCACAAAGACACCTACAGCGACGAGCACTTTGAGGATTTAATCCTGTTTTATGAGTATTTTCATGGTGATAATGGGCGCGGTGTTGGCGCGACGCATCAAACCGGCTGGACCGGCTGCGTGGCGTACTTGCTGGATGGGAGACCAAGTTAA
- a CDS encoding AbrB/MazE/SpoVT family DNA-binding domain-containing protein has protein sequence MLATLTSKGQVTIPKQARDALNLDAGDRVEFIIDDDGRLFILPVTRSVKTLKGMLPKPTFPVSLEAMDEAIAQAVSS, from the coding sequence ATGCTAGCCACCCTAACCTCCAAAGGCCAGGTCACCATCCCCAAACAAGCCCGCGACGCCTTAAACCTAGATGCTGGTGACCGCGTAGAATTCATCATCGACGACGATGGCCGCTTGTTCATCCTACCGGTAACACGCTCAGTAAAAACCCTAAAAGGCATGCTGCCAAAACCAACTTTCCCCGTCAGTCTGGAAGCAATGGACGAAGCCATCGCACAAGCGGTCAGTTCATGA
- a CDS encoding ParD-like family protein, producing the protein MVYIMGIVKISDDLHEEIRKSSNVMSRSINSQAEFWMKIGMLAELNPTLTYHEIIKKQLIKEKLTIAELVHE; encoded by the coding sequence ATGGTTTATATAATGGGAATAGTGAAAATATCAGACGACTTGCATGAAGAAATCAGGAAGTCGAGTAATGTAATGTCCAGATCTATAAACTCGCAAGCCGAGTTTTGGATGAAGATCGGGATGCTGGCTGAGCTCAATCCGACACTGACTTACCATGAGATAATCAAAAAACAGCTAATAAAAGAAAAGCTCACGATTGCGGAGCTCGTGCATGAATGA
- a CDS encoding glutathione S-transferase family protein, producing the protein MYKLFYAAKSASMCIRVMLEEIGAPYELISTSVDRITPCPPEQLAINPNGWAPVLVWDDGAMYECAAITMFLCDRHAEAGLAPAIDAPTRALYLQTLVYFSSSIQNAFQLTYYPDRFADTPEGEPGAQRRGNRRLQETLQVIDDQIAGNKWVLGDQFSAVDIYLFMLTTWLRPARGHPSLDDFPNIKRIANEVVQRPSVQLVYKEWIENPNY; encoded by the coding sequence ATGTACAAACTTTTCTACGCAGCCAAGAGCGCGTCTATGTGCATCCGCGTGATGCTGGAGGAGATTGGCGCGCCTTACGAATTAATTTCAACGTCGGTCGATAGGATCACCCCTTGTCCACCGGAGCAGCTGGCCATCAATCCCAATGGCTGGGCACCGGTTCTGGTTTGGGATGATGGGGCCATGTACGAGTGTGCCGCGATCACTATGTTCCTGTGCGATCGTCATGCAGAAGCGGGTTTGGCTCCCGCGATTGATGCGCCGACGCGGGCGCTTTATCTCCAGACTCTGGTCTACTTTTCCAGCTCCATTCAGAACGCCTTTCAGCTCACTTACTACCCTGATCGCTTTGCTGACACTCCTGAGGGTGAGCCTGGAGCGCAGCGTCGTGGAAACCGGCGTCTTCAGGAAACCTTGCAAGTGATTGATGATCAGATTGCGGGTAATAAATGGGTGCTTGGCGACCAGTTCAGTGCTGTGGATATTTATCTTTTCATGCTGACTACTTGGCTACGACCGGCTCGGGGTCATCCGTCCCTCGATGATTTTCCCAATATCAAGCGCATTGCTAATGAAGTCGTTCAAAGGCCAAGCGTTCAGCTCGTTTATAAAGAATGGATCGAAAATCCGAACTACTAA
- a CDS encoding rhomboid family intramembrane serine protease, giving the protein MNKMTPAVRILLVVNVALFLLDRVIPYKLTEILGLYLPVNEKFAVWQYLTGMFMHHGVMHLIINMAGLFFFGCIVERALGSKRFVTLYFLAGIGSGLIYTLVQSYEYSAGVALVSAIEALGSSSQALSGNEIYQKTVYTLSRMYRTEVVGASGALYGVIVAIAMRYPNAKVPFKFIPFPIVAKYFVLGLISIDLVLQLSGFSPFGRFMVAHSAHLGGAFTGFLVMLYWRYRLPKHLEQS; this is encoded by the coding sequence ATGAATAAAATGACACCCGCAGTACGTATTTTACTCGTCGTTAATGTTGCACTGTTTTTACTGGACCGTGTGATACCGTACAAGCTGACCGAAATACTTGGTCTGTATTTACCGGTCAACGAAAAATTCGCGGTTTGGCAATATCTCACCGGCATGTTTATGCACCATGGCGTGATGCATCTCATCATTAATATGGCGGGGCTATTTTTCTTTGGCTGCATTGTAGAGCGTGCGCTTGGCAGCAAACGATTTGTGACGCTTTATTTTTTGGCGGGTATTGGTTCAGGGCTAATCTACACCTTGGTACAAAGTTACGAGTACTCCGCAGGCGTTGCATTAGTCAGTGCGATTGAAGCCCTTGGAAGCAGTTCACAAGCCCTCTCAGGGAATGAAATTTATCAAAAAACGGTTTATACGCTATCTCGGATGTACCGCACAGAAGTCGTTGGTGCTTCAGGTGCTTTATATGGGGTCATCGTTGCAATTGCTATGCGTTATCCAAATGCAAAAGTGCCGTTTAAATTCATCCCATTCCCAATAGTGGCGAAGTACTTTGTTCTCGGGTTAATCAGTATCGACTTAGTACTTCAACTAAGCGGTTTTTCGCCGTTTGGCCGCTTTATGGTCGCGCACTCCGCTCATTTAGGTGGTGCGTTTACCGGGTTCTTAGTGATGCTTTACTGGCGCTACCGGCTTCCAAAGCATCTTGAACAAAGCTGA